In Pseudoalteromonas nigrifaciens, the sequence TACTGCATTAATTTCACTTTTACTTCATTAGCAAATAGTTCTGTTAAATATGGTTTTAATGGCCCATCTCCGGCAAAGCTTACTTGAATATTATATTGCGGTAAAAGCTGCTTAATAATAGGTGCTATTAATTTAATACCACGGTAATCAACAAAACGACGAGCAATAATAATATTTAGTGTTGCGTTATCATCTGACCATTTTTTGGCAAATTCACTTTCGCTAATTTTTTCACTATAAAAGTTATAAATAACCTTCATATGTTGCTGCTCAATATTAAACCAAGTGCGATACCAGTTAACAAAGTTATGATCTACACACACCAAACTGCAATCTGATTTTATATAGGATAAATATTTGTACTGACTTAATAGCGAGGAGCAATATTGTGATATGGCTGATTTTGCTGCGCGAGGTTTATCCCAAGATATACCATGCTGAATCGCTAGCGTTTTATAATCAGGCATTTTTACTGAATAAGAGTCGGTAGCAAAAATAATAATATCGTTATTTTTGTCTGCATTTTCACTGACCCAGTTTGCAAGGGCGATTTTTTTTAAGTTACCGCGATATAAACCGGTAGTAACGCTATGAATAGTGTACTGGGGAGTAGTTAAGGTAAACGCTTTTTTAGCCGGTTGTACTATATGACATGGCCAACCTTGGCGAGTAAAAACATCGCACAAACTTAAGATATAGTTTTCAATGCCACCAATGGTATGCATAGTGCCGTTATGATCAAACATAGCACGGTAAATAATATAAATATTAGGCATCATATATCCTGACAAACTTGTTTAGTTTGCTGCAATTACAGCGATTACTCTTTTGGTAATATAACATTTAGCCATACATCTTTGAAGATATTTACAAACGCTTGCTATCCCTTATAACCAAATATTAGCAATGCATAACAATTTCTTCTAAGTCATAGCGAAAGTGTATTTTCTTAAATAAGTTTAA encodes:
- a CDS encoding glycosyltransferase family 4 protein, which translates into the protein MMPNIYIIYRAMFDHNGTMHTIGGIENYILSLCDVFTRQGWPCHIVQPAKKAFTLTTPQYTIHSVTTGLYRGNLKKIALANWVSENADKNNDIIIFATDSYSVKMPDYKTLAIQHGISWDKPRAAKSAISQYCSSLLSQYKYLSYIKSDCSLVCVDHNFVNWYRTWFNIEQQHMKVIYNFYSEKISESEFAKKWSDDNATLNIIIARRFVDYRGIKLIAPIIKQLLPQYNIQVSFAGDGPLKPYLTELFANEVKVKLMQYGPNESFSVHKRQHIAIIPTLGSEGTSLSMIEAMAAGCMVISSNVGGLSNLIINGFNGRLVMPNTAEFTQALTTSLNDYQQSKTLAYNGLTSIAKVCSKENWAQDWIDMIKHKQG